AGAATATTGAACAAGGAACAAGGATTGATGAATGATGAAGAAATTGGGAACGGGAAATGCGAAAACAGCAATACGCATATTATCCATTTTTGAAACACAAGGCAATCAACTAAAGTTTAGGCTTTACCAACTGGCATGAACTTTTTACTATCTTATTTGTAATAAGGAAGCACTAGTTGAAATCATACAGTAGTGCAGTTAGACATAATTCGTCTGTTATGGAACAATTATTAAATATGCCGCAAACAAGCAAGACAGCTACATCTGCCCCTGGAAATCCCACCATTATTTTGGCAGGTGCCACTGGAGACCTTGGACACCGCATTGCCAATTATCTTGTTAAGTATGGAGCTGTGGTGAAAGCATTGGTACGTAAAGGAAGCAAGAGCGACCGGCTGCCTTCTTTGCAACAGCAAAAAGTAAAGATCATAAGTGTAGACTTCAACAACCCGGAGCAATTAAAGCAAGCTTGCAAGGGCGGCACTTGCCTTGTGTCTGCCTTGAATGGATTAGAGGATGTTATGATTGATGTACAAACACAACTGCTCACTGCTGCTTTGGAGGCAGGTGTTCCACGTTTTATTCCATCCGATTACTGTATCGATTATACCAAACTCTCTTATGGCAGTAATCGCAACCTGGATCTACGCAAGCAGTTTAATGAACGCTTAGACCAAGCACCCATCAGCGCTACTTCTATCCTGAATGGCATGTTTACTAACTTGCTGACTGGGCAAGCGCCTGTTATTCTTTTTGGATTAAAACGCGTTGTTTACTGGGGAGATGCAGATCAATTACTTGATTTTACTACAATGGAAAATACAGCTGAATATACAGCCCGTGCAGCTATCGACTACAATACTCCACGCTATTTACGTATTGCAGGAGAAGTAACCAACGTCAGGGGGCTTCAGCAATCGGCCATCAAAGCCACTGGAAAAGAATTTCGGCTACTCAGAGCGGGTAGCTTAAACAACTTGCAATCCATGAT
This genomic interval from Flavisolibacter tropicus contains the following:
- a CDS encoding NmrA family NAD(P)-binding protein, producing the protein MEQLLNMPQTSKTATSAPGNPTIILAGATGDLGHRIANYLVKYGAVVKALVRKGSKSDRLPSLQQQKVKIISVDFNNPEQLKQACKGGTCLVSALNGLEDVMIDVQTQLLTAALEAGVPRFIPSDYCIDYTKLSYGSNRNLDLRKQFNERLDQAPISATSILNGMFTNLLTGQAPVILFGLKRVVYWGDADQLLDFTTMENTAEYTARAAIDYNTPRYLRIAGEVTNVRGLQQSAIKATGKEFRLLRAGSLNNLQSMISITRTLFPKKKEVFPPWQGMQYLHNMLSGKAKLLPLDNERYTGIHWTSVKEILVKSVS